The following are encoded in a window of Chloroflexaceae bacterium genomic DNA:
- a CDS encoding CoA transferase translates to MLQSDLRGREPDRERLPLSGVRVIDVGNFLAGPYAASILGEFGAEVLKVEHPIAGDPMRRFGTPTKRHDASLAWLSEARNRKSVTIDLRQPEGVRLFLKLVERSDVLIENFRPGTMEEWGLGWNQVREANPRLVMLRVSGYGQTGPYRRRSGFAHIAHAFGGLSYLAGFPNETPVLPGNVPLGDYIASLYGAVGVLIALRHAERTGEGQVIDIGIYEAVFRQLDEIAAAYGLFGKIREREGAGSFVAVPHGHFRTRDDKWVAIACTTDKMFERLAEAMGQPELASTELYGEQRKRLAARDKVNKIVIDWVGSLTRDEVMAICLAKEVPIGKLNSIADIFEDEHFQARGNLARIYEEGVGEVVVPGVVPTLSETPGRITNLGPPLGNATYEVMREMLGLTPDDIKYLRQRKII, encoded by the coding sequence GTGCTCCAGTCCGATCTGCGTGGACGCGAACCCGACCGCGAGCGCCTGCCGCTGAGCGGTGTGCGGGTGATTGACGTGGGCAACTTCCTGGCCGGTCCCTACGCTGCCTCGATCCTGGGCGAGTTTGGGGCCGAGGTGCTCAAGGTCGAGCACCCGATTGCCGGGGATCCCATGCGCCGCTTCGGTACGCCTACCAAGCGCCACGATGCCAGTCTGGCCTGGTTGAGCGAGGCCCGCAACCGCAAGTCGGTAACGATTGACCTGCGGCAGCCCGAGGGGGTGCGACTCTTCCTGAAGCTGGTCGAGCGCTCCGATGTGCTCATCGAGAACTTCCGCCCCGGCACGATGGAGGAATGGGGCCTGGGCTGGAACCAGGTGCGGGAAGCGAACCCGCGCCTGGTGATGCTGCGCGTTTCGGGCTATGGGCAGACAGGCCCCTACCGCCGGCGGTCGGGCTTTGCCCATATCGCCCATGCTTTTGGCGGGCTGTCCTATCTAGCTGGTTTTCCCAACGAAACTCCCGTGCTGCCAGGGAATGTGCCCCTGGGGGACTACATCGCCAGTCTCTACGGGGCGGTGGGCGTGCTGATCGCCCTGCGCCACGCCGAGCGCACTGGCGAGGGCCAGGTGATTGACATTGGCATCTACGAGGCCGTCTTCCGCCAGCTCGACGAGATCGCCGCGGCCTATGGCCTGTTCGGCAAGATCCGCGAGCGCGAGGGGGCCGGCAGCTTCGTGGCCGTGCCCCATGGCCACTTCCGCACCCGCGATGACAAATGGGTGGCAATCGCCTGCACCACTGACAAGATGTTCGAGCGCCTGGCCGAGGCCATGGGGCAGCCCGAACTGGCCTCCACCGAGCTGTACGGCGAGCAACGCAAGCGCCTGGCCGCCCGCGACAAGGTTAACAAGATCGTCATTGACTGGGTCGGCTCGCTCACCCGCGATGAGGTGATGGCCATCTGCCTGGCGAAAGAGGTGCCCATCGGCAAACTCAACAGCATCGCCGACATTTTCGAGGACGAACACTTTCAGGCCCGCGGCAACCTGGCCCGCATCTACGAGGAAGGGGTCGGCGAAGTGGTGGTGCCCGGCGTGGTGCCGACGCTCTCTGAAACCCCCGGCCGTATCACCAACCTGGGACCGCCCCTGGGCAATGCCACCTACGAGGTGATGCGCGAAATGCTCGGCCTCACGCCCGATGACATCAAGTACCTTCGCCAGCGGAAGATCATCTAA
- a CDS encoding acyl-CoA dehydrogenase: MEEPGNAYAAWIGRTEQVTDELCVGPALAAAATLDDAHTPLGAGAGLPLLWHWFYFLPRAPQSRLDTDGHPQRGDFLPPIPYPRRMFAGARLRLHRPLTLGQPARREGEIRNVTAKTGRSGSLAFVTVNYRFYQNDTLCLEEEQDIVYREPGPPVPAPTPIELPPPPDGAWTRTIVPDTRLLFRFSALTFNAHRIHYDRPYARDEEGYPGLVVHGPLTAILLLDLVRRNTNRPVVGFSFRGQAPLFDLAPFRLIGVPNGDRVSLEAQGPDGKTAMSAEAELG; encoded by the coding sequence ATGGAGGAGCCAGGCAACGCCTACGCCGCGTGGATCGGTCGAACGGAACAGGTCACTGACGAACTGTGTGTTGGTCCGGCCCTGGCCGCCGCCGCAACTCTCGACGACGCGCACACACCCCTGGGCGCTGGCGCGGGGCTGCCCCTGCTCTGGCACTGGTTCTACTTCCTGCCGCGCGCGCCGCAGTCGCGCCTGGATACGGACGGACATCCGCAGCGGGGCGACTTCTTGCCGCCGATCCCCTACCCGCGGCGGATGTTTGCCGGCGCGCGGCTACGGCTGCACCGCCCGCTCACCCTTGGCCAGCCGGCCCGCCGCGAGGGCGAGATCCGCAATGTCACCGCCAAGACCGGGCGCAGCGGATCGCTGGCCTTCGTTACCGTGAACTACCGTTTTTATCAAAACGACACGCTCTGCCTGGAAGAAGAGCAGGACATCGTCTACCGCGAACCGGGGCCGCCGGTTCCGGCCCCGACGCCGATCGAGCTGCCCCCGCCCCCCGACGGCGCCTGGACGCGCACCATCGTTCCCGACACACGACTCCTGTTTCGCTTCTCGGCGCTCACCTTCAATGCCCATCGCATTCACTACGACCGGCCCTACGCGCGCGACGAGGAGGGCTATCCGGGACTGGTGGTGCACGGGCCGCTCACAGCGATTTTGCTGCTCGACCTGGTGCGCCGCAACACCAACCGCCCTGTCGTGGGCTTCAGTTTTCGCGGCCAGGCGCCGTTGTTCGATCTGGCGCCGTTCCGGCTGATCGGCGTGCCCAACGGCGACCGGGTAAGCCTGGAGGCCCAGGGCCCCGATGGCAAAACGGCTATGAGCGCCGAGGCCGAACTGGGGTGA